The genomic region AGTTTGCATTTATAAATTGCACATATGTCTTAGTACTATATTCTGCTTGGACTACTCTTGTCTGAGCCAAAGAAATAGGAAAAGTTGTACAGCTTTTAAAGAAATAGGCAGTGTTAGTGAACCAAACAGCCTGCTCAAATAAGTGGAGACAGATCTGTGTTCTATCATTttgatcattaaaaaaaattcttccctCTTTTGTTCTAATTTTCCAAAACGGACATAAGttaaaggagaaaagaaataGGATAGTACAGTCAATTTGTTAACATTTCTTTAACATTAAGTAATATTTCATATGAGATTGGCATATACATAGGACTTTATTATTACAGAAAGTAGTCTTCTCCcactttgggagggagggggtgtctaTAAAACTTTCCAATAATAAGTCTAGTTGTTTCAAGAATTAGTTGAACATTCCAATTTGCTAACTAGCCACAATCACTCTAATATTGTTTTCCTTCTTAATAGTGTGAAGTGCCTCCAAAAGACTGTAAAGGATTCTTACCATATTATTTGTAGATCTTGTGCTTGTGAATTAGAAGTATGTGCTAAATGTGGAAAGAGAGAAGAAATTGTAGTTCCGTAAGTACTGCTCTGAAAGTTTGATTACCTGCCCTAGTTGTAGCTCATGCATTCTCTTAGCAAAACACGTTTGAAATTTCCAATGTTAGTATGCACTTTAAGTAACCGTGACGGGATTCAGTAGAAGACAGCAACCTCAGTCCTACAGAAAATCAGGGGTGAAACTCCCATTGTCGTTGGCGGGAATGAGATCAGACCCAATAAGACTATTTTAGTTGCAAAGGGTAAATTGCATCTACTTTGGAATGAAGCCCTCTAAAATGGATTAAGAAGTTAAGTACCATAAAATATGCACGAGTTAATTTACTGTTTGAATTTAATTTGTCATCTGATTATTCAGAATTACATTAAGCagaaaaaagaaaccaaacaagGGTTGCTGTAGAGCATAGCAACTATGCTATTTAGTGTTTTTATTGCTCTTGTGCCAGCAGTTTCTCTTTACTGAGCATCATGCATTAATTTGCTGGTATGTGGCTTATGGCCAGCAACAGTTTGATATGTTGAACTATTCATGGATTCTCTTCAGGGATGTCTCTCTCTACTATTTCATTAGTTTTTCCATTCAGCAGAAGtagagttgtttgtttttaaaataaaagttcccCCTGCTCCATTCCCAGTTTAATAATTAGATCCTGAAAGCCTGGCAAATAATACTTGTATGTTTCTTTTTAGGATCAGTAAAGGACCAGAGAAGATGGAGAATGAGACTACTGGAAATTGCCAAAGAAGGATCAGTAGAAGAGAGGAGTCAGAGGAAAGTGATGAACTGGATTTTGACATTGACTTAGATGGCATGGATGAGAAGAATCCTGACATGCTtgaggaacattttaaaaacatgaagtTTGAAAGGACAGAAGTCTGAAACTGTTCCTGTAGAATCTTATATGAAAGGCTAAAGTTCTAGTCGGGAGACTGTACAACTGAAGAAAAAAGTCAAAGTGATACTTACCTAGTATTTCCACTAGGACAGTTCAGTCTGACATT from Chrysemys picta bellii isolate R12L10 chromosome 6, ASM1138683v2, whole genome shotgun sequence harbors:
- the C6H9orf85 gene encoding uncharacterized protein C9orf85 homolog isoform X1, with the protein product MSSQRGNVARSRPQRHQNSRVFKNDKYDTSAQRKKINAKLHDGVCQHCKEVLEWRVKFSKYKPLSKPKKCVKCLQKTVKDSYHIICRSCACELEVCAKCGKREEIVVPISKGPEKMENETTGNCQRRISRREESEESDELDFDIDLDGMDEKNPDMLEEHFKNMKFERTEV